A single window of Triplophysa rosa linkage group LG20, Trosa_1v2, whole genome shotgun sequence DNA harbors:
- the jupa gene encoding junction plakoglobin a: protein MEMHMTEPTGVMKVKEWHTFHGTDSGIQSGANTVRSDDGGTEYSKKLTYTSSYTESPADVESQYTMTRAQRVRAAMFPEMVTEGTAILSTQIDPSQQTNVQKLAEPSQQLKAAIVHLINYQDDAELATRAIPELTKLLNDDDQAVVNKAAMIVNQLTRKDASRRALMQSPQMVAAVVRAMQNTSDMETTRATASILHNLSHQREGLLAIFKSGGIPALVRMLSSPMDSVVFYAITTLHNLILHQEGAKMAVRLADGLQRMVPLLKKSNPKFLAITTDCLQLLSYGNQESKLIILANGGPEGLVNIMRINNYEKLLWTTSRVLKVLSVCPSNKPAIVDAGGMQALGKHLNGSSQRLMQNCLWTLRNLSDSATKQDGMENLLQVLVGLLSSDDVNMLTCSTGILSNLTCNNTRNKTQVTQSNGVESLIHTILRAGSKQDIIEPAVCALRHLTSRHPDADAAQNAVRMYYGIPAIVKLLNQPYYWPVVKAVVGLIRNLALCPENQAPLRDADAISKLVTLLTKSHQDAQKLGSSAQQTYQDGVRMEEIVEGCTGALHILARDPQNRHIIAGMDTIPLFVQLLYSPVDNVKRVASGILCELALDKQSAEIIDGEGACAPLMELLHSSNEGIATYAAAVLFRISEDKNQDYKKRVSVELTHSLFKHDPAAWEMAHNSAMMDPGLPVDELDGYAYPPYGDAMQMEGIPLDHDMQDDYAHGMPYDSMPRVYNERY from the exons ATGGAAATGCACA TGACAGAGCCCACAGGTGTGATGAAGGTCAAGGAGTGGCACACGTTCCACGGGACAGATTCAGGCATCCAGTCAGGAGCCAATACGGTTCGCTCAGATGATGGAGGAACAGAGTATAGCAAGAAATTAACCTATACATCCTCATACACAGAAAGCCCTGCAG ATGTCGAGTCTCAGTACACTATGACACGTGCTCAACGCGTGAGGGCGGCCATGTTTCCAGAGATGGTGACGGAGGGAACAGCCATCCTCTCCACACAGATCGATCCATCCCAACAGACCAACGTACAGAAGCTGGCCGAACCCTCTCAGCAGCTCAAAGCCGCCATCGTTCATCTCATCAACTACCAGGACGACGCTGAGCTCGCCACACGCGCCATTCCAGAACTCACCAAACTCCTTAATGATGATGACCAG GCGGTGGTGAATAAGGCAGCAATGATTGTGAACCAGCTGACCCGTAAGGATGCGTCGCGGCGAGCTCTGATGCAGTCCCCGCAGATGGTGGCGGCAGTCGTGAGGGCCATGCAGAACACATCGGACATGGAGACCACCCGTGCCACGgccagcatccttcacaacctCTCGCACCAGCGCGAGGGGCTGCTCGCCATCTTTAAATCAGGAGGCATTCCCGCTTTGGTGCGCATGCTGAG CTCTCCAATGGATTCTGTTGTTTTCTACGCCATCACCACCCTGCACAACCTGATCTTACACCAGGAGGGAGCCAAGATGGCGGTACGTCTGGCTGATGGGCTGCAGCGGATGGTCCCCCTGCTAAAGAAGAGCAATCCTAAATTCCTGGCCATCACCACAGACTGCCTTCAGCTACTGTCCTATGGAAACCAGGAGAGCAAG CTGATTATTCTGGCTAATGGTGGCCCTGAGGGTCTTGTTAACATCATGAGGATCAACAACTATGAGAAACTGCTGTGGACCACCAGCCGTGTGCTCAAagtgctgtctgtctgtcctagTAACAAGCCTGCTATTGTGGATGCTG GTGGTATGCAAGCGCTTGGAAAGCATCTGAATGGCTCTTCTCAACGTCTAATGCAGAATTGCCTGTGGACCTTGAGGAACTTGTCAGACTCTGCAACCAAACAG GACGGAATGGAAAATCTGCTGCAGGTACTGGTCGGTCTGCTGTCCTCAGACGATGTCAACATGCTAACCTGCTCCACGGGCATCCTGTCCAATCTCACCTGTAACAACACGCGCAACAAAACGCAGGTGACCCAGAGTAATGGGGTGGAGTCTTTGATTCACACCATCCTCAGAGCTGGTTCCAAACAAGATATAATCGAGCCAGCCGTGTGTGCCCTGCGACACCTCACCAGCCGGCACCCGGATGCTGATGCCGCACAGAACGCCGTACGAATGTATTACGGCATCCCCGCAATCGTCAAATTGCTGAATCAGCCTTACTACTGGCCAGTTGTGAAG GCTGTGGTCGGTCTTATCCGTAACCTGGCCCTGTGTCCCGAAAACCAAGCTCCTTTGAGAGACGCTGATGCCATTTCCAAACTGGTCACTTTGCTTACGAAATCTCACCAGGATGCACAGAAACTCGGTTCCTCTGCTCAACAAACATACCAG GATGGAGTGAGAATGGAGGAGATTGTGGAGGGCTGCACTGGTGCTCTGCATATCCTGGCCAGAGATCCACAAAACCGACACATTATTGCAGGCATGGACACCATTCCACTGTTTGTTCAG CTGTTGTATTCGCCAGTTGACAACGTCAAGCGTGTGGCATCTGGTATTCTGTGTGAACTGGCTCTTGATAAACAGTCGGCTGAGATCATTGACGGAGAGGGAGCCTGTGCTCCTCTCATGGAGCTTCTGCACTCCAGCAATGAAGGCATTG CCACCTATGCCGCTGCTGTACTCTTCCGAATTTCTGAGGACAAAAACCAGGACTATAAGAAACGAGTATCAGTGGAGCTCACACACTCGCTCTTCAAACACGACCCTGCTGCTTGGGAGATG GCCCACAACAGTGCCATGATGGATCCTGGCCTTCCAGTCGATG AGCTTGATGGCTACGCATATCCTCCATATGGTGATGCCATGCAGATGGAAGGCATTCCTCTAGATCATGATATGCAAGACGATTATGCACACGGCATGCCTTATGATTCTATGCCCAGAGTCTACAATGAACGCTACTAA
- the cdc6 gene encoding cell division control protein 6 homolog: MPSTRSQSQPTLQFPRRKSSRLGSRPKVSSENTVDIQATPLSPRKTNVLDPRSIPLSPRSSVLKNTSLSERLPLSPRKRTGDENGCNLPASMFGSPPKQSRPALCSPRKLSFNENTPVFSSPPRPVPSSPKIPLSPVPRPSPEKPQESARSSLLLQTEGKMPVARLFTTKKSGYQSVKQALHTAVPERLLSRETERAAIVSFLKNHVVEAKPSSLYISGAPGTGKTACLNCVLQERKALLKGIQMVVINCMNLRSSHAIFPLLGEKLGISKGHSEARLAKFLTGSGPTVLLVLDEMDQLDSKSQEVLYTIFEWPYLPKSRLCLIGIANALDLTDRILPRLQAKPHCRPKLLNFPPYSHEELNAIVQDRIAQVSGDGLLDAAAVQFCARKVSAVSGDARKALDICRRAVEIVEASDRSKAASEPSTSPKAASRVSVPQVARVLSEVYGDRMASSSGEDGESFPLQQKLLVCCLLLVIRNGKSKEVQLGKLCEVYSKLCKQRQVGGVGQTECLSLCSLLESRGIFTLKKAKEARMTKISLRIEERDVENALKDRTLLGSILAAGLP, from the exons ATGCCCAGCACCCGCTCACAGAGTCAGCCCACCCTACAGTTCCCCAGACGGAAGTCGTCCAGATTGGGTTCTCGACCTAAAGTCTCCTCTGAGAACACTGTGGATATACAGGCAACCCCACTGTCTCCTAGAAAGACAAATGTGCTGGATCCACGAAGCATCCCCCTTTCTCCTAGGAGCTCGGTGTTGAAAAACACCTCTCTGTCTGAACGGCTGCCTCTGAGTCCTCGCAAACGCACGG GTGATGAGAATGGATGTAACCTCCCGGCCTCTATGTTTGGCTCACCTCCCAAGCAGAGTCGTCCTGCTTTATGCTCTCCCCGTAAACTTTCCTTCAACGAGAACACGCCGGTCTTCTCCTCCCCTCCACGTCCCGTCCCGTCCTCACCAAAAATCCCCCTATCTCCTGTTCCCCGTCCGTCGCCGGAAAAGCCGCAAGAGTCTGCTCGTTCCAGTCTACTCCTCCAGACCGAAGGAAAGATGCCTGTTGCTCGGCTCTTCACTACAAAAA AGTCGGGGTATCAAAGTGTAAAGCAGGCTCTGCACACCGCAGTACCAGAGCGTCTGCTCTCCCGTGAGACGGAGAGAGCCGCCATTGTGTCTTTTCTGAAGAATCATGTGGTGGAAGCAAAACCTTCAAGTCTTTACATCTCTGGGGCTCCTGGCACGGGCAAGACGGCCTGTTTGAACTGTGTCCTCCAAGAGCGGAAG GCTCTGTTGAAAGGAATTCAGATGGTGGTCATCAACTGTATGAATCTGCGAAGCTCTCATGCAATCTTCCCCTTGCTGGGTGAAAAACTGGGGATCTCCAAGGGTCACAGTGAAGCTCGGCTAGCGAAATTTCTGACCGGCTCAGGACCCACTGT CCTTTTGGTTCTTGATGAGATGGATCAGTTGGACAGCAAGTCTCAAGAGGTGCTGTACACTATCTTCGAATGGCCTTATCTGCCCAAATCTCGCCTCTGTCTTATCG GGATTGCTAACGCATTGGACTTGACGGACCGCATTCTCCCCAGACTGCAGGCCAAACCGCATTGCCGTCCCAAACTGCTTAACTTTCCCCCGTACAGTCATGAGGAGCTCAACGCCATCGTCCAAGACCGAATTGCACAG GTGTCAGGTGACGGTCTTCTGGATGCAGCAGCTGTTCAGTTCTGTGCAAGGAAAGTCTCAGCAGTGTCCGGAGACGCTCGCAAAGCTCTCGACATCTGCAG GAGAGCAGTGGAGATTGTGGAAGCAAGCGACAGGTCTAAAGCAGCGTCCGAACCTTCAACCAGCCCTAAAG CAGCATCACGGGTGAGCGTTCCTCAGGTGGCCCGGGTTTTGTCTGAGGTGTACGGCGACCGCATGGCGTCCAGCAGCGGAGAGGACGGTGAGAGTTTCCCTCTGCAGCAGAAACTACTGGTGTGCTGCCTGCTTCTAGTTATCCGTAACGGAAAAAGCAAAGAGGTCCAGTTGGGAAAA CTGTGTGAAGTGTACAGTAAGCTGTGTAAACAGAGGCAGGTGGGTGGAGTTGGACAGACGGAGTGTTTGTCTCTCTGCAGTCTGCTGGAGAGCAGAGGAATCTTCACGCTCAAAAAGGCCAAAGAGGCTCGAATGACTAAA ATCTCTTTGAGGATTGAAGAGCGAGATGTGGAGAACGCGCTTAAGGATCGAACACTCCTGGGCAGCATTTTGGCCGCTGGTCTGCCATGA
- the wipf2a gene encoding WAS/WASL-interacting protein family member 2, producing the protein MPIPPPPPPGPPPPPTLSQANTSPPKLNRDEAKGRGALLSDICKGTNLKKTNAVNDRSAPIIEKTGGRSGGSGGGGGGGGGGGGGGGGFGGGSGPMAMGGLFSGGVPKLRPVGDSSVGRSALRPPGSRPAVPRVASHSELDGSGRSGEGDRPSAPETSRNHRPSLPDVTKPSAVSSSTKPSSSAPPPPPPFNRGGNRGPSSNHQASGSSSGSREKPLPPPPVNKGPVYKGHPPPVNKGPPPPVNKGPPPPPSSSRDGPTRNPPISSRSSSSSSSSSAPPPPPPYRQPPNVSNGDPAPELPQRRNSLNKRGHSNANVRGQAPPPPSQQNRRPPPPTRDPVGRSTAPQPPPPGSRNGVREMQPPPPPYRSQNEPPSRGKPPALSSTGRQATAHAPPPPPPPPVRNGHTPLHSKSLSDDFESKYTFHPIEDLPPPEEYRSFQKIYPSKTDKTMVRGAPPLPPVVR; encoded by the exons GCAAACACCTCTCCTCCCAAACTGAATCGAGATGAAGCCAAGGGAAGAGGAGCTCTGCTGTCAGACATCTGCAAAGGCACCAACCTAAAGAAAACCAACGCGGTCAATGACAGAAGTGCGCCTATAATTGAAA AAACTGGAGGTCGAAGTGGTGGCAGTGGGGGAGGTGGAggaggtggtggtggtggtggtggtggtggtggaggGTTTGGAGGTGGTTCTGGGCCGATGGCCATGGGTGGGTTGTTCAGCGGAGGAGTGCCTAAACTACGACCAGTTGGAG ACAGTTCTGTAGGAAGGTCAGCACTGCGACCACCCGGCTCTCGCCCCGCAGTACCCCGTGTTGCGAGTCATTCCGAGCTTGATGGTTCTGGACGTAGTGGTGAAGGAGATCGCCCCTCAGCTCCTGAGACGTCACGAAACCATCGCCCATCACTGCCGGACGTCACCAAACCATCTGCTGTCAGCAGTTCCACTAAACCTAGCAGCTCCGCCCCTCCTCCACCTCCGCCGTTCAATCGCGGCGGCAACCGTGGACCCTCCTCAAACCATCAGGCTTCTGGGTCGTCATCTGGGAGTCGTGAGAAACCCCTTCCACCTCCACCTGTAAACAAAGGGCCTGTATACAAAGGGCATCCTCCACCTGTAAACAAAGGGCCTCCTCCCCCTGTAAACAAAGGGCCTCCTCCCCCACCATCTTCTTCCCGTGATGGACCTACTAGAAACCCCCCCATTTCATCACGCTCCTCTTCGTCCTCTAGCTCCTCCAGTGCTCCCCCACCCCCACCTCCCTATCGACAGCCACCTAATGTCTCCAATGGTGACCCAGCGCCCGAGTTACCACAGAGGCGAAACTCGCTGAACAAGAGAGGCCATTCCAACGCTAATGTTCGCGGCCAGGCTCCTCCACCCCCTTCCCAACAGAACCGACGACCCCCGCCACCGACACGTGACCCAGTGGGCCGTAGCACAG CTCCTCAGCCTCCTCCTCCTGGGTCTCGTAACGGGGTTCGGGAAATGCAACCCCCTCCACCTCCTTACCGGTCACAGAATGAACCTCCTAGCCGAGGGAAACCTCCTGCTCTCTCCTCAACTGGACGTCAGGCTACAGCACATGCACCTCCACCTCCTCCACCTCCACCTGTCCGCAACGGACACACACCGCTTCACTCCAAGTCTCTTTCTG ATGATTTCGAATCCAAGTACACCTTCCACCCTATAGAAGACCTTCCCCCTCcagaagaatacagatcatTCCAGAAGATCTATCCCAGCAAAACCGACAAGA CTATGGTCAGAGGTGCTCCTCCACTGCCTCCTGTTGTAAGATGA